A portion of the Pseudomonas sp. PSE14 genome contains these proteins:
- a CDS encoding TauD/TfdA family dioxygenase — MSSSTLFDVAPLAQARGGLPLLVQARGDGIDLLDALADLRPLVAERLPVCAGILFRGFQVGAPERFREFAAGFGHPLLNYEFGSTPRSNVTSGVYTSTEYPPHQHIPLHNEQAYTREWPMKIWFYCVQAAQSGGETPIADSREIYLRVDEGIRRRFSERGLMYTRNFGNGLDVAWEQVFNSDDPAVVEAYCKAHRIGWEWKEDGELRTRQVCQAVARHPRTRDWVWFNQAHLFHVSNLPPDVRESLLEIVDEEDLPRNVYYGDGSPIEPSVLDEIRGVLEEAKVSFPWYSGDVLMLDNMLAAHARSPFSGPRKVVVAMAEGHGADAER, encoded by the coding sequence ATGTCCAGTTCCACCCTGTTCGACGTTGCTCCTTTGGCCCAGGCCCGTGGCGGCCTGCCGCTGCTGGTACAGGCTCGCGGCGACGGCATCGACCTGCTCGACGCCCTGGCCGACCTGCGCCCGCTGGTGGCTGAACGCCTGCCGGTTTGCGCCGGCATCCTCTTCCGTGGCTTCCAGGTCGGCGCGCCGGAGCGCTTTCGCGAGTTTGCCGCCGGCTTCGGTCATCCGCTGCTCAACTACGAGTTCGGTTCGACGCCGCGCAGCAACGTCACCAGCGGCGTGTACACCTCCACCGAGTACCCGCCGCACCAGCACATCCCGCTGCACAACGAGCAGGCCTACACCCGCGAATGGCCGATGAAGATCTGGTTCTACTGCGTGCAGGCGGCGCAGAGCGGCGGCGAGACGCCCATCGCCGACAGCCGCGAGATCTACCTCCGGGTGGACGAGGGCATCCGCCGCCGCTTCAGCGAACGCGGGCTGATGTACACGCGCAACTTCGGCAACGGCCTGGACGTGGCCTGGGAGCAGGTGTTCAACAGCGATGACCCGGCGGTGGTCGAGGCCTACTGCAAGGCCCACCGGATCGGCTGGGAATGGAAGGAGGACGGCGAACTGCGCACCCGCCAGGTCTGCCAGGCAGTGGCCCGCCACCCGCGCACCCGCGACTGGGTGTGGTTCAACCAGGCGCACCTGTTCCACGTCTCCAACCTGCCGCCGGACGTGCGCGAGAGCCTGCTGGAAATCGTCGACGAGGAAGACCTGCCGCGCAACGTCTACTACGGCGACGGCAGCCCCATCGAACCCTCGGTGCTCGACGAAATCCGCGGCGTGCTGGAGGAGGCGAAGGTGAGCTTCCCCTGGTACAGCGGCGACGTCCTGATGCTCGACAACATGCTCGCCGCCCACGCGCGCTCGCCGTTCAGCGGGCCGCGAAAAGTCGTGGTCGCGATGGCTGAGGGGCATGGGGCTGACGCCGAGCGTTGA
- a CDS encoding alpha/beta fold hydrolase, which translates to MLRLFCLPYSGASAMLYARWKRQLPAWIEVCPVELPGRGRRFAENLQTDLRALAGQLADEIAARLDQPYALFGHSLGGLLAFELAHALRERGLPMPQALLASAASAPSRRDSHRELAQEQSDEQLIERMRRLGGTAEAVFADVEMLALSLPVMRADFLLCGLYDYRRRPPLSCPIHVFGGKADRLSVESLSAWQDETCAGFSLEMLDGGHFFLNSSEARLLELLRARLQQPGQATSAALA; encoded by the coding sequence ATGCTGCGCCTGTTCTGCCTGCCGTACTCCGGCGCCAGCGCCATGCTCTACGCCCGCTGGAAGCGCCAGTTGCCGGCCTGGATCGAGGTCTGCCCGGTGGAGTTGCCCGGTCGTGGCCGACGCTTTGCCGAAAACCTGCAGACCGACCTGCGCGCGTTGGCCGGCCAGTTGGCCGACGAAATCGCCGCGCGCCTGGACCAGCCCTACGCGCTGTTCGGCCACAGCCTTGGTGGCCTGCTGGCCTTCGAACTGGCCCATGCCCTGCGGGAGCGCGGCCTGCCGATGCCCCAGGCGCTCTTAGCCTCGGCGGCCTCCGCGCCGTCGCGCCGCGACAGCCATCGCGAGCTGGCGCAGGAGCAGAGCGACGAACAGCTGATCGAGCGCATGCGCCGCCTGGGCGGCACCGCCGAGGCGGTCTTCGCCGATGTGGAGATGCTCGCCCTGAGCCTGCCGGTGATGCGCGCCGACTTCCTTCTCTGCGGTCTCTACGACTACCGCCGCCGCCCGCCGCTGTCCTGTCCGATCCACGTGTTCGGCGGCAAGGCCGACCGGCTTTCGGTGGAGTCGTTGTCCGCCTGGCAGGACGAGACCTGCGCTGGCTTCTCCCTGGAGATGCTCGACGGCGGCCACTTCTTCCTCAATTCCAGCGAGGCGCGCCTGCTCGAACTGCTGCGTGCCCGCCTGCAGCAGCCGGGCCAGGCGACCAGCGCGGCGCTGGCCTGA
- a CDS encoding MbtH family protein: MAFDREDAVYKVLVNGEEQYSLWPGYKEVPSGWREAGKQGSKADCLAFVEANWTDMRPLSLRQKMAEGQ; the protein is encoded by the coding sequence ATGGCGTTCGATCGCGAAGATGCGGTTTACAAGGTGCTGGTCAACGGTGAAGAGCAGTACTCGCTGTGGCCGGGCTACAAGGAAGTCCCCTCCGGCTGGCGCGAAGCCGGCAAGCAGGGGAGCAAGGCCGACTGCCTGGCTTTCGTCGAGGCCAACTGGACCGACATGCGCCCGCTCAGCCTGCGGCAGAAGATGGCCGAGGGGCAGTAA
- a CDS encoding RNA polymerase factor sigma-70 — MSKPMPAESRPALHELFATHRQTFINAAARILGCRSHAEDVVHDAYIKLNATDLTSGIQSQSGYLMRVVRNLAIDLYRRQALEKRYSGNEEEGMHVATPAASPETEHEGRQTLEAISNALLALPERTRYAFEMYRLHGRTQKEIAEELGVSPTLVNFMVRDALVHCRKTLKGLEEGRC; from the coding sequence ATGTCCAAGCCAATGCCCGCCGAGTCGCGCCCCGCTCTCCATGAGCTGTTCGCCACCCACCGGCAGACCTTCATCAATGCGGCCGCACGCATCCTCGGCTGCCGCAGCCATGCCGAAGACGTGGTCCACGATGCGTACATCAAGCTCAACGCCACCGACCTGACCTCCGGCATCCAGTCGCAGAGCGGCTACCTGATGCGCGTGGTACGCAACCTGGCCATCGATCTCTACCGGCGCCAGGCGCTGGAGAAGCGCTATTCGGGGAACGAGGAGGAAGGCATGCACGTCGCGACGCCGGCTGCCTCGCCGGAGACCGAGCATGAGGGTCGGCAGACGCTCGAAGCCATTTCCAACGCCCTGCTCGCGTTGCCCGAGCGCACGCGCTATGCCTTCGAGATGTACCGCCTGCACGGTCGCACGCAGAAGGAGATCGCCGAGGAACTGGGGGTTTCCCCGACGCTGGTGAACTTCATGGTGCGCGACGCGCTGGTGCACTGCCGCAAGACCCTCAAGGGCCTGGAAGAAGGTCGCTGCTGA
- the codA gene encoding cytosine deaminase, which yields MKIINASLRKQTGLFTIRCEGDVIAEVIQQAGTLAASGDDIDARGNLAIAPLVEPHIHLDATLTAGEPEWNMSGTLFEGIERWAQRKETITHEDTKSRAHTTIRMLAAHGIQHVRTHVDVTDPTLAALKAMLEVKEEAKHLVDLQIVAFPQEGIESYEGGRELMEEAIRLGADVVGGIPHFENTREQGVSSIKFLMDLAERTGCLVDVHCDETDDPNSRFLEVLAEEARVRGMGGRVTASHTTAMGSYDNAYCSKLFRLLKRSGINFVSCPTESIHLQGRFDTFPKRRGVTRVAEIDRAGMNVCFGQDSIKDPWYPLGNGNILRVLDAGLHICHMMGFEDLQRALDLVTDNSARALNLGARYGIAAGRPANLLVLGVDSDYEAVRQQTKALYSIRNGRVLMKREPEQVELVEG from the coding sequence ATGAAGATCATCAACGCCTCGCTGCGCAAGCAGACCGGCCTGTTCACCATCCGCTGCGAAGGCGACGTCATCGCCGAAGTCATCCAGCAAGCCGGCACCCTGGCCGCCAGCGGCGACGACATCGACGCCCGTGGCAACCTGGCGATCGCCCCGCTGGTGGAGCCGCACATCCACCTCGACGCCACCCTGACCGCCGGCGAGCCGGAGTGGAACATGAGCGGCACCCTGTTCGAGGGCATCGAGCGCTGGGCTCAGCGCAAGGAAACCATTACGCACGAGGACACCAAGTCCCGCGCTCACACCACCATCCGCATGCTGGCCGCCCATGGCATCCAGCACGTGCGCACCCACGTCGACGTGACCGATCCGACCCTGGCCGCGCTCAAGGCGATGCTGGAAGTGAAGGAAGAGGCCAAGCACCTGGTCGACCTGCAGATCGTCGCCTTCCCGCAGGAGGGCATCGAGTCCTACGAGGGCGGCCGCGAGCTGATGGAGGAGGCGATCCGCCTGGGCGCTGACGTCGTTGGTGGCATCCCGCACTTCGAGAACACCCGCGAGCAGGGCGTCAGCTCGATCAAGTTCCTGATGGACCTGGCCGAGCGCACCGGCTGCCTGGTGGACGTGCACTGCGACGAGACTGACGACCCGAACTCGCGCTTCCTCGAAGTGCTCGCCGAGGAAGCCCGCGTGCGCGGCATGGGCGGCCGCGTCACCGCCAGCCACACCACGGCCATGGGCTCCTACGACAACGCCTACTGCTCCAAGCTGTTCCGCCTGCTCAAGCGTTCGGGCATCAACTTCGTCTCCTGCCCGACCGAGAGCATCCACCTGCAGGGTCGCTTCGACACCTTCCCGAAACGCCGTGGCGTGACCCGCGTGGCCGAGATCGACCGTGCCGGCATGAACGTCTGCTTCGGCCAGGACTCGATCAAGGACCCGTGGTACCCGCTGGGCAACGGCAACATCCTGCGCGTGCTGGATGCCGGCCTGCACATCTGCCACATGATGGGCTTCGAAGACCTGCAGCGCGCGCTGGACCTGGTCACCGACAACAGCGCCCGCGCGCTGAACCTGGGCGCGCGCTACGGCATCGCCGCCGGCCGTCCGGCCAACCTGCTGGTGCTCGGCGTGGACAGCGATTACGAGGCGGTGCGCCAGCAGACCAAGGCGCTGTACTCGATCCGCAATGGCCGCGTGCTGATGAAGCGCGAGCCGGAGCAGGTGGAACTGGTCGAAGGCTGA
- a CDS encoding PucR family transcriptional regulator, with product MSLSVEEILRLPGLESLALRAGSRNLHRSVRWSYVAENVGIADWVMGGELVFVTGINHSRDEANLLQLVREGVASGIAGIVILTGDEFIQRIPDSVVHLAEVEGLPLIEQPYALKMVIVTHLIGTALVQMTQVKTSRRDILGQLLSGDFPSLEIVRRRAQHLELPLETPRRLVALRLSGIDTLFQQQEPEEAERALQLTRQRLLDHLENWQQARPERLPVVIQGDLFVLLLADVERAELHTLAAELQQELAPLRAYLGLSARADSCAEFPRALLEARQALDVAEGMQAPSGFCDYRELGVLRLLRAIPDRAVVEQFMKDTLGPLSEPGRKQPHLLIETLDALVQENGNALKAAQRLGIHRNTLNQRIARIEALSGQSLDDAQFRLNTSVALLIWRMSSAPRHE from the coding sequence TTGAGCCTGAGCGTCGAGGAAATCCTCCGCCTGCCGGGGCTGGAAAGCCTCGCGCTGCGGGCCGGCTCGCGCAACCTGCATCGCAGCGTGCGCTGGTCCTACGTGGCGGAGAACGTCGGCATTGCCGACTGGGTGATGGGGGGCGAGCTGGTGTTCGTCACTGGCATCAACCACAGCCGTGACGAGGCCAACCTGCTGCAGCTGGTGCGCGAAGGCGTCGCCAGCGGCATCGCCGGCATCGTCATCCTCACCGGCGACGAGTTCATCCAGCGCATCCCCGATTCCGTGGTTCATTTAGCCGAAGTGGAGGGCCTGCCGCTGATTGAGCAGCCCTATGCGCTGAAGATGGTCATCGTCACCCACCTGATCGGCACGGCACTGGTGCAGATGACCCAGGTGAAGACCTCGCGCCGCGACATCCTTGGCCAGTTGCTCAGTGGTGATTTCCCGAGCCTGGAGATCGTCCGCCGCCGCGCGCAACACCTGGAGTTGCCGCTGGAAACTCCGCGCCGCCTGGTGGCGCTGCGACTGTCCGGCATCGACACGCTGTTCCAGCAACAGGAGCCGGAAGAGGCCGAGCGCGCGTTGCAACTCACCCGCCAGCGCCTGCTCGACCATCTGGAGAACTGGCAACAGGCGCGCCCCGAGCGCCTGCCGGTGGTGATCCAGGGCGACCTGTTCGTTCTCCTGCTGGCTGACGTGGAGCGCGCCGAGCTGCACACCCTGGCCGCCGAACTGCAGCAGGAACTGGCGCCGTTGCGTGCGTACCTCGGGCTGTCCGCCCGCGCCGATTCCTGCGCGGAATTCCCCCGTGCGTTGCTCGAAGCGCGCCAGGCGCTGGACGTTGCCGAAGGCATGCAGGCGCCCAGCGGATTCTGCGACTACCGTGAGCTGGGCGTGCTGCGCCTGCTGCGGGCGATTCCCGATCGGGCGGTGGTCGAGCAGTTCATGAAAGACACCCTCGGCCCGCTCTCGGAGCCGGGCCGCAAACAGCCGCACCTGCTGATCGAGACGCTCGACGCGCTCGTCCAGGAGAACGGCAACGCGCTCAAGGCGGCACAGCGCCTGGGCATCCATCGCAACACCCTGAACCAGCGGATCGCGCGCATCGAGGCCCTGAGCGGCCAGTCCCTGGACGACGCGCAATTCCGCCTGAATACCTCCGTGGCGCTGCTCATCTGGCGCATGTCCAGCGCGCCGCGCCACGAATAG
- the codB gene encoding cytosine permease has protein sequence MSSPSEFPLSATPREGRKGLLPIAMVLFSFTFFTGTMFAGGKIGMAFDFVDMLWVAFIGNVLLAIYAAALGLIASRSGLNTVLMGRFCFGERGSKLSDFLLGFAELGWYAWGTATVAIVLVKMLGLPEWLNIPLMVVFGLLFSVTAIIGFKGLDIMSRVSVPLMFILLVASMVIATGAAGGWSGLLAKEPSQTLTFSAAVTMVFGTFASGATQATNWTRMARSGRIAVIASVVAFLIGNGLMIVAGAWCAIVYQNADIVEVMVLQGLSFAAVIMLCLNLWTIQGPTIYNVSAAACHLVRSERRRSMTLLAAGVGIILAIGGMYEWLIPFLVLLGSIIPPLGGVIMADFWYRNRGEYPALVGTHIPAFNLSGLVSYAVGAGLAYASPWIAPLVGIAASAVCYIVLTEVTRARAPLSEPRA, from the coding sequence ATGAGTTCCCCCAGTGAGTTCCCCCTGAGCGCGACGCCCAGGGAAGGGCGCAAAGGCCTGCTGCCCATCGCCATGGTCCTGTTCAGCTTCACTTTCTTCACCGGGACCATGTTCGCCGGCGGCAAGATCGGCATGGCCTTCGACTTCGTCGACATGCTCTGGGTCGCCTTCATCGGCAACGTGCTGCTGGCCATCTATGCCGCCGCCCTGGGCCTGATCGCCTCGCGCAGCGGCTTGAACACCGTGCTGATGGGACGCTTCTGCTTCGGCGAGCGCGGCAGCAAGCTGTCCGACTTCCTCCTCGGCTTCGCGGAACTGGGCTGGTACGCCTGGGGCACCGCCACCGTGGCCATCGTGCTGGTTAAGATGCTGGGCCTCCCCGAGTGGTTGAACATCCCGCTGATGGTGGTGTTCGGCCTGCTGTTCTCGGTCACCGCGATCATCGGCTTCAAGGGCCTGGACATCATGTCCCGCGTGTCGGTGCCGCTGATGTTCATCCTGCTGGTGGCCTCCATGGTCATTGCTACCGGCGCGGCGGGCGGCTGGAGCGGCCTGCTGGCGAAAGAGCCGAGCCAGACGCTGACCTTCTCCGCCGCCGTGACCATGGTCTTCGGCACCTTCGCCAGCGGTGCGACCCAGGCCACCAACTGGACGCGCATGGCCCGCAGCGGGCGCATCGCGGTGATCGCCAGCGTGGTCGCCTTCCTCATCGGCAACGGCCTGATGATCGTCGCCGGCGCCTGGTGCGCCATCGTCTACCAGAACGCCGACATCGTTGAAGTGATGGTGCTGCAGGGCCTGTCCTTCGCCGCGGTGATCATGCTCTGCCTGAACCTGTGGACCATCCAGGGCCCGACCATCTACAACGTCTCCGCCGCCGCCTGCCACCTGGTGCGTAGTGAGCGCCGCCGCAGCATGACGCTGCTGGCTGCCGGCGTGGGCATCATCCTCGCCATTGGCGGCATGTACGAATGGCTGATCCCGTTCCTGGTGCTGCTGGGCTCGATCATTCCGCCGCTGGGTGGCGTGATCATGGCCGACTTCTGGTACCGCAACCGCGGCGAATATCCGGCGCTGGTGGGCACCCACATCCCGGCGTTCAACCTTTCCGGCCTGGTCTCCTACGCGGTCGGCGCGGGCCTGGCCTACGCCTCGCCGTGGATCGCGCCGCTGGTGGGCATCGCCGCCTCGGCGGTCTGCTACATCGTCCTCACCGAAGTCACCCGCGCCCGCGCGCCGCTGAGCGAGCCGCGCGCTTGA
- a CDS encoding DUF2790 domain-containing protein: MKSTLFLLFSVPAVLLSVPAFAADAPVYQYGMPLDVAKVLRIEQPNERCEVSLATMTYLDSQGQVHTLRYLRQTERCSDA; this comes from the coding sequence ATGAAATCCACTCTTTTCCTTCTGTTCTCCGTCCCGGCCGTGCTTCTTTCCGTCCCTGCTTTCGCCGCCGACGCCCCTGTCTATCAATACGGCATGCCGCTGGACGTGGCGAAGGTGCTGCGCATCGAGCAGCCCAACGAACGCTGCGAAGTCAGCCTGGCCACCATGACCTACCTGGACTCCCAGGGGCAGGTCCATACCCTGCGCTACCTGCGCCAGACCGAGCGGTGCAGCGACGCCTGA
- a CDS encoding GlxA family transcriptional regulator — MKRVAMLLFPGVQALDVSGPLDVFAEANAFVPPGQGYRVVTLAAPPLPLRASNGQLLGADFNLEPGFATADILLVPGGPKLPEEMPSAELIDWLHAACAQAPRYGSICTGAFLLGHAGLLDGKRVTTHWSDARRLAELFPQARVEPDRIHVRDGALVTSAGVTAGIDLALALVAEDHGAAVALAVAKRLLVVAQRQGGQSQFSPFLQAPADEASPVARIQRHVQENLDQPLGVPELAAEVAMSPRSFARVFVREAGVTPAEFVQRARIDAARGLLEGGDLALKVIAWRCGFGSAARMRRVFVQRLGVTPTQYREQFRRDA; from the coding sequence ATGAAACGCGTGGCCATGCTGCTGTTCCCCGGCGTGCAGGCGCTGGACGTTTCCGGGCCGCTGGATGTGTTCGCCGAGGCCAACGCCTTCGTGCCGCCTGGGCAGGGTTACCGGGTCGTCACCCTTGCCGCGCCGCCCCTGCCCTTGCGCGCATCCAATGGGCAACTGCTGGGCGCCGACTTCAACCTCGAACCGGGCTTTGCCACTGCCGACATCCTGCTGGTGCCCGGCGGACCGAAGCTGCCGGAGGAAATGCCCAGCGCCGAACTGATCGACTGGCTGCACGCGGCCTGTGCCCAGGCGCCGCGCTACGGTTCGATCTGTACCGGCGCCTTTCTCCTCGGCCATGCCGGGCTGCTGGATGGCAAGCGCGTCACCACCCACTGGAGCGACGCGCGGCGCCTGGCGGAGCTGTTCCCGCAGGCGCGGGTGGAGCCCGATCGCATCCATGTGCGCGATGGCGCGCTGGTGACGTCGGCGGGTGTCACGGCCGGCATCGACCTGGCGCTGGCCCTGGTCGCCGAAGACCACGGCGCGGCGGTTGCCCTGGCCGTCGCCAAACGCCTGCTGGTGGTGGCGCAGCGCCAGGGCGGGCAGTCACAGTTCAGCCCCTTCCTGCAGGCGCCGGCAGATGAAGCGTCGCCCGTGGCGCGCATCCAGCGCCACGTACAGGAAAACCTCGACCAGCCGCTGGGCGTGCCAGAACTGGCTGCTGAGGTAGCCATGAGTCCGCGCAGCTTTGCCCGCGTTTTCGTTCGTGAGGCCGGGGTGACGCCGGCGGAGTTCGTCCAGCGCGCCCGCATCGATGCGGCGCGTGGATTGCTGGAGGGCGGCGACCTGGCGCTGAAAGTGATCGCCTGGCGCTGCGGCTTCGGCAGCGCGGCACGGATGCGGCGGGTGTTCGTGCAGCGGTTGGGAGTGACGCCGACGCAGTATCGGGAACAGTTTCGGCGCGACGCCTGA
- a CDS encoding Lrp/AsnC family transcriptional regulator: MADLDRTDLKILRALADDGRLSWRDLAQKIGLSLTPTLRRVRRLEEEHYIQGYFARLDEERLSGGMSVFVSVSLEKQTGDYLARFEERIVQAPQVMSCFQMTGDADYVLRVVVKDLSAYQLFLTNTLTQIPGVAGIKSAFALKSVMLRSAPPI; this comes from the coding sequence ATGGCTGATCTCGACCGCACCGACCTGAAAATCCTCCGCGCCCTGGCCGACGATGGCCGTCTTTCCTGGCGCGACCTCGCGCAGAAGATCGGCCTGTCGCTGACCCCGACCCTGCGCCGGGTGCGCCGCCTGGAGGAGGAGCACTACATCCAGGGCTACTTCGCCCGGCTCGACGAGGAACGCCTGTCCGGCGGCATGAGCGTGTTCGTTTCGGTGTCCCTGGAAAAACAGACCGGCGACTACCTCGCGCGGTTCGAGGAACGTATCGTGCAGGCGCCGCAGGTGATGAGCTGCTTCCAGATGACCGGGGATGCGGATTACGTGCTGCGGGTGGTGGTGAAGGACCTGTCGGCGTACCAGCTGTTCCTGACCAATACGCTGACGCAGATTCCAGGGGTGGCGGGGATCAAGTCGGCGTTTGCGTTGAAGTCGGTGATGCTGCGCTCGGCGCCGCCGATCTAG
- a CDS encoding 3-methyl-2-oxobutanoate dehydrogenase (2-methylpropanoyl-transferring) subunit alpha produces the protein MTDYAPLRLHVPEPTGRPGCKTDFSYLHLSPAGEVRKPAIDVEPAQTTDLAFSLVRVLDDQGNALGPWAPDLSHEQLLRGMRLMLKTRIFDARMLTAQRQKKMSFYMQCLGEEAIATAHTMALRDGDMTFPTYRQQGILITRDYPLKDMICQLLSNEQDPLKGRQLPIMYSSREKGFFSISGNLATQFIQAVGWGMASAIKGDTKISSAWIGDGATAESDFHTALTFAHVYRAPVILNVVNNQWAISTFQAIAGGEGTTFANRGVGCGIASLRVDGNDFLAVYAASQWAAERARRGHGPSLIEWVTYRAGPHSTSDDPSKYRPADDWTNFPLGDPIARLKQHLIALGIWSDEQQEALQKELEAEVIAAQKEAERHGSLVDGHVFSAANLFDDVYKDLPEHLRRQRQELGV, from the coding sequence ATGACCGACTACGCTCCGCTCCGCCTGCACGTCCCCGAACCCACCGGACGCCCAGGCTGCAAGACCGACTTCTCCTACCTGCACCTCTCGCCCGCCGGCGAGGTGCGCAAGCCCGCCATCGACGTCGAACCCGCCCAGACCACCGACCTGGCCTTCAGCCTGGTGCGCGTGCTCGACGACCAGGGCAACGCCCTCGGCCCCTGGGCCCCGGACCTGAGCCACGAGCAACTGCTGCGCGGCATGCGCCTGATGCTCAAGACGCGCATCTTCGACGCGCGCATGCTCACCGCCCAGCGCCAGAAGAAGATGTCCTTCTACATGCAGTGCCTGGGTGAAGAGGCCATCGCCACCGCCCACACCATGGCCCTGCGCGACGGCGACATGACCTTCCCCACCTACCGTCAGCAAGGCATCCTGATCACCCGCGACTACCCGCTCAAGGACATGATCTGCCAGCTGCTCTCCAACGAGCAGGACCCGCTCAAGGGCCGTCAGCTGCCGATCATGTACTCCAGCCGCGAGAAGGGTTTCTTCTCGATTTCCGGCAACCTCGCCACCCAGTTCATCCAGGCCGTCGGCTGGGGCATGGCCTCGGCGATCAAGGGCGACACCAAGATCTCGTCCGCCTGGATCGGCGACGGCGCCACCGCCGAGTCCGACTTCCACACCGCCCTCACCTTCGCCCACGTCTACCGCGCGCCGGTGATCCTCAACGTGGTCAACAACCAGTGGGCGATCTCCACCTTCCAGGCCATCGCCGGCGGTGAAGGCACCACCTTCGCCAACCGTGGCGTGGGTTGCGGCATCGCTTCGCTGCGGGTGGACGGCAACGATTTCCTGGCCGTCTACGCCGCCTCGCAATGGGCCGCCGAGCGCGCCCGCCGCGGCCATGGCCCAAGCCTGATCGAGTGGGTCACTTATCGCGCGGGCCCGCACTCCACCTCGGATGACCCGTCCAAGTACCGCCCCGCCGACGACTGGACCAACTTCCCCCTGGGCGACCCGATCGCCCGCCTGAAGCAACACCTGATCGCGCTCGGCATCTGGTCCGACGAGCAGCAGGAAGCGCTGCAGAAGGAGCTGGAAGCCGAAGTGATCGCCGCGCAGAAAGAGGCCGAACGCCACGGCTCGCTGGTGGATGGCCACGTGTTCAGCGCCGCCAACCTGTTCGATGACGTCTACAAGGACCTGCCGGAACACCTGCGCCGGCAGCGCCAGGAGCTCGGGGTATGA
- a CDS encoding alpha-ketoacid dehydrogenase subunit beta, which yields MNAVNQQHENAQAVTSMTMIQALRSAMDVMLERDDNVVVFGQDVGYFGGVFRCTEGLQKKYGTSRVFDAPISESGIIGAAVGMGAYGLRPVVEIQFADYVYPATDQLVSEAARIRYRSVNDFTVPMVVRMPCGGGIYGGQTHSQSPEAMFTQVCGLRTVMPSNPYDAKGLLIACIENDDPVIFLEPKRLYNGPFDGHHDRPVTPWSKHPASQVPEGYYSVPLDKAAIARPGSELTVLTYGTTVYVAQTAAEETGIDAEIIDLRSLWPLDLDTIVESVKKTGRCVIVHEATRTCGYGAELMSLVQEHCFHHLEAPIARVTGWDTPYPHAQEWDYFPGPARVGAAFKRAMEV from the coding sequence ATGAATGCCGTGAACCAGCAACACGAGAACGCCCAGGCGGTCACCAGCATGACCATGATCCAGGCCCTGCGCTCGGCCATGGACGTGATGCTCGAACGCGACGACAACGTCGTGGTGTTTGGTCAGGACGTGGGCTACTTCGGCGGCGTATTCCGCTGCACCGAGGGCCTGCAGAAAAAATACGGCACCTCGCGGGTGTTCGACGCACCGATCTCCGAAAGCGGCATCATCGGCGCCGCCGTCGGCATGGGCGCCTACGGCCTGCGCCCGGTGGTGGAAATCCAGTTCGCCGACTACGTCTACCCGGCCACCGACCAGTTGGTCTCGGAAGCCGCGCGCATCCGCTACCGCTCGGTGAACGACTTCACCGTGCCCATGGTGGTGCGCATGCCCTGCGGCGGCGGCATCTACGGCGGGCAGACGCACAGCCAGAGCCCGGAGGCGATGTTCACCCAGGTCTGCGGCCTGCGTACCGTCATGCCGTCCAACCCCTACGACGCCAAGGGCCTGCTGATCGCCTGCATCGAGAACGACGACCCGGTGATCTTCCTCGAGCCCAAGCGCCTGTATAACGGCCCGTTCGACGGACACCACGACCGCCCGGTGACCCCCTGGTCCAAGCACCCGGCCAGTCAGGTGCCCGAGGGTTACTACAGCGTGCCGCTGGACAAGGCCGCCATCGCCCGCCCCGGTTCCGAGCTCACCGTGCTGACCTACGGCACCACCGTCTACGTGGCCCAGACCGCCGCCGAGGAAACCGGCATCGACGCCGAGATCATCGACCTGCGCAGCCTCTGGCCGCTGGACCTGGACACCATCGTCGAGTCGGTGAAGAAGACCGGCCGCTGCGTCATCGTCCATGAGGCCACCCGCACCTGCGGCTACGGCGCCGAGCTGATGTCGCTGGTACAGGAGCACTGCTTCCACCACCTCGAAGCGCCGATTGCCCGCGTCACCGGCTGGGACACGCCCTACCCGCACGCCCAGGAATGGGATTACTTCCCCGGCCCCGCCCGCGTCGGCGCGGCCTTCAAACGCGCCATGGAGGTCTGA